TCAACTCAGGGGCACCAAGATCTTGAAGACTATGAATGAGTTCAGGAATATCATCAGATAAAAAGTATTCATGAATAATCGTCACTATCTCCTCCTTGTACCGTTTCAGCTTCTCATCGTTGTGTTTTGGGAAGTCCCCATCAGTAGTCAGTTTTGTAAATGAAGCATCAAGCCATCCTTCAGATATTGCCCTAGGAACAAAGGACTGGAACAGTGACCTGGCAGATGGTATGTCCAAAGAAAGGTCGTCAAGGCTCTCCTCAACCCGATAAAACCCCTTTATCATCTGACTCGTGCTTATAACGCCTTCTTCAGATGCTTCCTTCAACAACTTCATAATGAGAGGTTCAGTTGATTTGGTCTCCATGCCAAGAATCAAAGCTTTCTTCACGACCTCGTGGTGGAAAAATGAAACACCCAGCTCTCTGATGCACCTACAGGCTTCCAATGCATCTCCATTCTCGACATATTCCCTCAACAGCTCAGCAATCTTCTTCTTCACTTCTTCGACAGTAAGGTGAGTACTGCCACCCCATTTTCGCTCTACGAGTTCCGCGTGGTGTGGAGCAGAGAGATAGCTCTTCTCGGCAATTTGAACAGCCTGAAGCCCCTTGGATGATTCCGGAAGATTTTTCTGAACCCTTGTGACAAATGCCGGAGGAAGGATGTCATCAACAACAGCACGGGCAACATATAATGCAAGCACATTAACTGCATCAGGAATATCAACAGAGAGGTCATCTGCAGACTCGAGCAGTAGAATGAAACCTTGACTGATCTGGGATGGACTGATGACATCTGCATAAAGATCTGAAAGCAAAACAGAAGCCATCTCTTTCTCCTTATCATGCCTGTCCATAGCCATTGACACAAGCCTCTTGATGAAATAAGGATGGTATTCACTTGATCCTAGTTCTCGGAGATCAGACGCAGCCACTTCAACCACACCATTGTTGAAATACTCCTCTATAATTGAAACCACAGCTTTCTTGTAATCATCCAAGGGGTCAGTGACGGTTGCTTCAACAAGCTTGTATGGCTCCTACAGGATTCAAGAATATTATTTGGTTCATGCAAGGATCAGACATCAAGTTTAAGTGTATAAAAACAAATTGTACTGGTAAATAATTAAACGAGGACAGAAAAACCATCtacaaatttgaataatgtaatGCATCACAAGATGCTGCCAACTAAACTAAACAATTGACAGGTAGAAGAAATACCTCGCCACTATCATAGTTAGGATCATTACGGTCAAGATGCGCTTCACACTCAGTATCAAGTAGCTTTCCCCAGCATCCCTTACCGCCAGCACCCTCTGAAAAAAAGAACAGAAGCAAAAAAAGCTCAGGGAAACAACATTGAAGGAATATCATCCTATGAAGCATACTATATTTATTACCTTTAAAGAGAAAAATATTAATGATTTCAACTGCatgaaaaacaaataaagatagAGGGGGGAAGGAGATATTTGAAGGAGAGGAAAAGCATCAAAAAAGCTAAAGTATAGAAACATATATGGACTAGCTGCTATAAAAACAACCATTTTAGCTGATTCAGCTATACTGGAAGTAAAACAAAGAAAGTGCACAAAGTGCATGctgttaatttaatttttttatgcaGCATCAACATAGACAAGTTAGAAATGCACGTTTTTTTAATAGAAAGAACATGCCTAACGACTGTAGACCTATCCACAACTATTATAAACCACCATGCCCACAATGCCTTTATGACGTCATATCCCAATACGTGAATGAAGTTCTACAAAGAAAATTGCAATTAATCCAACAAAGAACTGAAGATGCCTTAGAAATTTAGAATCTTAAACTCATGAAAGGAGCATAATCGTACTTCCTTTGTTCCTTCAATGCAACAATTTCTGTCCTAACACGGTCAGCATGGGAACTCTTGTGCAAAAATTACCACATGTTTGAAATATAGTCAAATCATTAGGTCAAACCCTTTATCCTCTcttgctttatacatgttttgtGGAAAGGCGACAAGCACTTTCACGATATTGAACTATTGATCTTTGATATATTTAATTCCAAGCATATGGCTACAAAAGGAACAATTAGACAAAAAATGGTTCTCTTTCATTCCATGCATTCCAAATTGACTGTCCCCCTTCTATCCATTTTTGGATGTTTCACTGCTATCCTACTTCTTCATACACTATCTTGCTATGCATTAAATGCATGATTTAATAATTAAAGGTCCTTTATTACATGTAGATAAcaataaaacaattcatggGGATATCATCTTGGTTCGTGTAGCCGACCCCAAGATGAGATTAAAGCTCTGATATTGTTATTATTGCTGTGATGTCAGTATGTCACAATAAGTAACATGCATTATGTTTTCAGATCGAACACTTAAGACAGGGGAAGAATGTTTTCTCTGACACCTATAAGCTTAACAAACTTGAAAGAGTACAGAGGAAGATTTTTTTCTCTGACACCTATAAGCTTAACAAATTTGAAAGAGTAAACAGTAACTGCATTTACATTAGGTATGTTTTAAACTTCTGGAggggaaaaaagggaaaagagtCTACTCCCCTCCTGGAATTAATTATTGAAGGATACAAGATACAACACATTAAGGGAAAGAAATATATCACTCCTATTCATTTACCTCTCCTTTCCCTGCCTAGCATTTAAAGAACAAAATTTGCTCCATTGGTCTCCTTTACCTCCCTTTTTCTCCAAAACCTTTGATCCAAACAATTAGAGGGCCTAAATTCACCCCCTCGCAATTGAAAATATCGAATAACTCTACACTAACAATGTTCAAGACTTCAAGTACATTAGTACTAGTGCTGAAAAATGCATATTCCAGTCTCCTATCATACATAGTACTCCATAAGCTCCAAAATGAACTCCACACTTAAATTCAAAGTGGGTTCTTGTTAAATTTGTTTCAATATGTATATGTATGTTTAAAATATTGACTTTCACAACTTGTATTCACACGTGATTAAGAATAAGTGATGGTCAAAGATTGATCTTGAAGACCCGTGAAATAAAAAGCATGGTTAAGGTTTTAATGTCAGGTCTGGTTGTCAATAACTCCATATATTACCTAACCATGGTTTGTACGTATTTTTCTTAACTAAGATTGGTTGAGATTCGgcttcaactcagtcaataaaGCTTCACATATTAATTTCTTCATTACGAGTTACATTTTCAACATGTCATCTCTACATGGCTTTTTAGTCACTAGATGAGATAAAGTGGTCAACCACAAGAAAACTCATACCCAGCAAAGTGCTAAAAACCATTGCACCTCAGAAACTAAGTGTGTAAACTTAATAAGAACTAAAAAACAATACAGCAATTATATGTGTAATAAACAAATCAACGTGAAAGATAGGAgtggaaaatcttttagaaCGTATCATATACTTCACAAAATGAAATGGCCCCGTATCATATGAGAGAGTCCCCTACCCAAAATTCTGAGCCATGACATATCAACCAGTCAGATACTAATGTACTTGTATTCAGTACTTGTATGGGTAGTAGCATAGCACATACTGCATAAGATGCAGTACAAAAGATTAAGACTACAAACACATGGGTGTAAAAAGCATGTTTGATGCATTTAAAGGATCAATGGAAACCATAATTCCAAGTAAGTTTAATGTATTACTCCGCAGTTAATCTATGTATTAGCTCAAACTCCAAACAGTTCTCCAAAAATGAATTCCTTCCTCCCTATTTGAATTCCAGTCCTTGTTCTATTAACAATGCTTCAGACATATAATCCCTTGACATATTACTCATTTCCAAACATGAAAAATACTGTATAAATTAGTTTAGCAGGTTAAACGGAATAAAAAAAATGCAACTTATCAGCTTAAACAACCCTGATCTTAGTTTAGCAGGTTCAACGCCAGACCAATAAATAGACATGTCATGACATCACACAATTCCAGAATATTTACAAGTTCTCTATTCCTCTGATAGCCATGAATGGCCAACACTaagaataaaaaggaaaacagTTCATATTCATGCTCCTAGATTACCACAAGGAACATTTGTATTAAGGTTTTAAGATAATGTTAATAGGAGACACATCTCGCTTAAGTCATTAAAGGAACTACATCATTGCAAGAAAAGGTTAAATAAGAGATACATACTTGCAATCGTTCATTCCCTATTATGATCAAGATTTCTCAGATGCGTTATATTTCCATAATGAACAAAGAAAGGAGTAAAATAAACATATATAAGACTGATCTCCATCTTCGCTGCTTAAAGAACCAATCTATCTTTACCTCTACGGTTCGGAGTAACTATTAATCAAAATACACATACACTAACACGATTGGTAGATTAATCATCATATATATCAAAACTTAAAGAAGGTAATGTACATGAAAATACTAGCACTACACAGTgcgaatgcaattttactcacCCTTCTTGACTCTGATATGCTTGCCTGAATGCGACCTACGAACATGTCTCACAGCAGGCGCCTTGCCACCACCTCCTCCTCCACCACCAGTTTTTCCATGGTGATCGGCAAGGTAGGCAGAAGTCAATTTCGGCGAAGAGGACAAATTCTTAGGTGAAGTTGATAACAACTTTGAAGGAACCGGTACTGAATTCTCTACATTCATCGAAGCTATCTTCATCCTCTCCCTCTGCTCTTCTGTCAAGAATCCCTCCGACGCCATTTTCAAGCCCTGAAACCTCACATGATCATCACCACCACTACTCATCAAAATCCATGTCAAAATAACATTCATTCAACTTTCTTTGAAACTTCTATAACTCTCaacaacaaaatattcaaataaagaaatattgtcggaaaatcCTAATAAatgcataaaaaataaaatatctacTTACAACAACTTTATCATTTATCAGCATCAAAGGTTTCAAGTAATTCGCATTTTTCTGGAATAAATTAACACAAATTCTAACGTTCCAAACACACAACACATGTGGAAATGCAATTATATTACTAAAAGATTAAAgcaaaaacaaagaaaacaagATTGAAACAAACAATTACCTCAAATTGATTACAACAGCATAAAAAGCCTCAAAAACTCCAACAAGAACCGATCGAAATCACGAAGAAACACTAGCCAAAATCCAAACTCCAACAATCAAACCGCCGCAAATTTCTCCTTCCCTCCTGTACTTGGCCCGGATCTCGAGCCAAGACagacgaaaataaaaaaaaaagagatatcACCAAAAAAATCCGCAAGATCTTCGGAATGAaatggaagagagagaaaaatggatGAATCGGAAACCCTAAAAAATTGGGTAAGAAATACAgcaatgaggagagagaaagagagggagGTGTGGTGGTATGTGTCTGTGTCTGAGTGTCGTTCTAATCGGTTTTTAGGAGAAAACGGATGAGAATGAAAATGGAGAAATTTTAGaccctatttatagggaggctACGATTGATAGTAATGTACACGTCAGCAGGTTATTTTTAGGGGAGATGATTTTcacgattttaattttattttatttatcaaattttttgttttttatgggCATTTGCCACGTGGCTCTCCCGCTATTGCTACGATTTCTTTCTGTGTGTTGTTGCCTGTGCTTTTGCTACAGATGGCTTGCTCTAAGTGGGTTTTAGAGGGTTTGGTGCTGAAGTTACTAAAATGCCCCTGATTTGGAAGATTAATTAGGGGTAAAGGAGGTAATTTGGGTGGATTAGATTTATTTTATCCAATTAAGAAAAAGAGGTGTGTATTAGTGTGAGGGTTAAGGAATTAATCTTTATTGATTTTTTAGAAATCTCTGAATTTTGATGGATAAGCCAAAAGTTGATGAAATATGGGGGGATGCATCCTAAGTTGAAACGAGTAacaaatttgataatttagGATTTTTTGTTTCACGTTTTAACAAATTTGTTACCAtagtaaaaataaattcaacaaCTTAATGATTTTGGCTATTTGAGGTACCAAACTAGAGTAACAAAGACAAAGACAAAAACTCCTAACTCTCGTAGTCACGTAAGAGCTTTACCGCACCTGAAGTATTCAAATTTTATATTCTCTTGGAAAGTTTGGATGTTGTCACATCAAATTTGTGTCTCGCATAGTAATGTCAAGGGAAAAGTGTTATGTACTTCGTATAAAGTAGaggtgttaattaaaataatataaatgtcCATTCGTTTATCACATTTACAACATAAGTACATTCATGTGGGCATGTTAACTTTTGATATTAAATCAAATTGGATAATTAACCTCACTCATGTGGTCGTATACTTTTAACTTTATGCATTATCGCATGGTTAAAAATTTGAGGGTAATAGTAAGACTTGTAGCTAAATCATATCTATAACATCTCCTTTGTAACATTCATTGACACACAAGAAGGGAAAAACCTAGTACATGTCGTCATTACACGTTTtagatttatgaaattaaagttTCCGTTTTCAAAATTTTAACATTAACAGGAGTAACGGGAATTGATGAATCTTGCATGCTATGGAAAGATAAGTTTCtttatttccaaaaaaaaaaaaaccatacaCGAAGTATTATATAACAAGCTTTGtcaaaatttaatttcatgTATCTCTCTACTTTTTGTTAAACCTCCCCCGAGTGAATATAATTCCATTTTAGGTACTTATGCATGTGTAGACGTGTATGTCGTAGGCACGTAATTCATTAAATAGACTAAGTTATTTTGATTAAAGAATAGAACAACCCTATttcactttttaaaaaaatcttacCTAGCTAATTATTTTGGcatgttccttttttttttgcatgATATTTTTTAATCAAGTTGGCATATTTTTTTCAGAATTGCTCGCATATGTTACTTTTGAGACTACGCCACCACAGTGTGCATCAAGCTCTCAGATACAGAGTACGTGATAAGAATCGTGCGAGAAATCTACTTATCGAAAAGGCTTATTATCAATCATAGATTCTAAATACagaaaatattttctttatgtataaattaaaattacaaaaatatccctaattaattaataaaaaaaatattaaaaaaaatgaatccCATATTGTCCATATACTTCAAACCTTTAAACCAGCAAACATATATTGCGCTCCATTAGAATGTTCCCAAATCCCCACCCCACCGCTCTGTCAATTCCACAGCCATGAGGCTCGCCGGCAGCCGATCTAACTTCTGTGGTGGCCGGCGAGTGTGATTTTTTGCTAGTCTTAGGCAGAAACCTTCATTTCGCGACTAATCGCAAGGGTTTTGTTTCCACCATTAACGATCGATTTGTTGAGAGAGCATAGAACACAACATTAGTCAGGGAGGATAAATTAGAGAGCATTTAAAAACTTAATTTTAGAACGGAGATTTTCGTTTGGTTTGTGCAGATTTTGTTTTCTGTTCGAGCTTAAGAGTGGTGCAAAGTTGCAGACATCGTAAATAGGAGACTAGTAGCAACATTTGATAATTGATGGttttcttttaatattttttattatttaattaaggattttttggtaattttattTTCTGCATAAAGAAAACCTTTTCTGCATTAAGTAACACCCAATTACTTTTGCACATAACATATAGGAGTATTGTCTACTctagaaatcaaaaatttccaCAGATCTTTGCTAACATATTGCTCAAACCGAGtcaaacttttatttttttattttttattttttattttaaattttatatggCAATGCTCAACTTCAAATTTTACATTGACGCCTTTAATGAGACAGTGCAACGATAAATGCTCAAAATTTATGTGAAACTAAGAATTTTAAATAAGTATTTCCAGAGTGCAGAAACtattaaattagggttttaatgagAAAGTGGTACTGTGAACCTACATACAGAAAAGAAAACTTGATTTACTGATCGGTTTATCGCCATGGCCATGACAAGTAAAGTAGTCCATATTTTCAGGCTGAAGACAACAAACCACATGAGAAATGACGTACAAAACATGCTTCGGCTAACAGAATAACACGGCTGTTCTTCTATAAAATTCTATACATTACAACAGAAAAACATGGAACAATATACATGAACATAGCAGAGAGCCGAGTTGATCTAGACATTGTCCTCAACTCTGTGCAAATTGTTCGCTATTAGCTCTTAAACCTTTCAAGAACGCAAGTCTGAAAACGCTAACCAGAAACGCAGTTCTGCCCTGAATTTGTAAACAAAGAGTCAACTAGAAAATACCTTATCCCAAAGGTTATAGCAGAAAAACATAGTTTCCAGTTGACAACAACTTCATTACCTAAGGGCTAAGGTTAACATGATCAGGGTTGTTAAATCTCACATTTTTCTTCTTGTTCTTCCAGAATTCATCTTTTTTACCTTTCCTTTTGTCTTTCACCATACCTGTTTTGCTGTTAACTATACCAAGTATGGCACTTTTATCCTTCTTGTTCTTTATAGCCGCTTTAACATTCAAAATTGCTCTGAGCTTCCGATAAGATTCAGGATCTGGGATTTGTCCATGTTTCACCATTTGCTTGTGGTAATAGAAAGCCCTTTTgaaatcacgaacacgaacaaaagCATAAATCATTGTAGCATATGTAACAGAATCAGGTTTCAAATCTAAAGCAATCATCTCCTTCAACAACTGTGGTAACTTCAAGTCTTGTCCTCCTCGTGCATACGCATTTATAAGCATATTATATGTTATTACCGTTGGCTGAAAACCAATCTTCCCAAATTCACAAATAACATCTCTTGCTTCCACATAGTGACCCTGTTTTGCAAATCCATCAAGAAGAATGTTGAAGGTTActcgagtcccttcaattttctCCTGAATCATGAATTTCCATATTTCCTTGAGTGTTTGTGCATCCCCAGCTCGCCTAAATGCATCAAGAAGAGCAGTATATGTTTCTATGGAGGGTTTAATTCCTTCCCTCTGCATATTCTCAAACGCTTTATAAGCTTTCTCATGCCAACCACTAATTGAATATGCATGAATTAAGGCAGTATATGAATGAGAAGTTGGATTAATACCAGCTTTTTTCATTCTCAAGAATGCATCTGCCGCCAAATCACTCATCTTCTTCTGTCTACCATATGCACTTATCAGGTTTGTGTATGATTTGACATCTGGTTCAAGTCCAGTAGTTTGCATTTCCTGAAGAAGCTTCTCAACTATCTCAGGTTGCATCCTTTTGCTGTAAGCATCCATAAAAATATTGTATGTAGCAGTGGAAGGTGAAATGCCTTTAGTCTTCATCTCAACAAAGAGAGCTTCCGCTTCTTCGAGTTTGTTGGATCTACAATAAGCGTCCATAAGAGTATTATATACTATGGTATTAGAGGATATCCCTTTTTTCTCCATTTCTCCTTGAATGATCAGAGCTTGATTCTGCAGTCCTTCGTCACATAGTGATTTGATCAGAGCTCCTACAACCTCCAAACTCCAGTTAACTCCTTTTCTGTTCATtctttcaaaaaaatcccaTGCATCTTTGGCTTTTCTGCCTTCCTTTCTCATGAGAGTAATCATAGTAGAACCTGTCACACGATCTGGAAGGATATTATTCATCTCCATTTCCTCGTACACTTTCCAAGCGTCTTGATACCTACAATGAACATCTATGTATTAGAATCCACGAAATTAATGATATAAAGACCATGTCTCTCAAATCCTATGCAAGAATCGAGAGTTTCAAGTAATAGAGCAAGTCTTTGTGTGTATCTACATGAAACGGTAAGGATTTCAATCCTAATGCAACAACAACTTCCCATAATCCTAAGATCTAGCTCAATCCACCAGACACTTAATTCAGGTAACAGGCACATAAGTGCACCCAACAATATTAGATCCATCCTCTTTCCATACCCTCCCTCAAACAGTCAAACCCTAAAAACATTTATCCCAAGATCAGTCCCACAAGTATGCACTGGGAAGCATACATTAGTATGCGTCCATAATTTTCAGTTAGCTGCATGCGTGCATCTGCAATTCTGCACTATGCTGGACATCCCATATGTTAGTTAAAGTTACCAGAACCAAACATGAAAAAGTATCCGAGAAATTATGTGACAATTTCTTGTACACATACTTTCCTTCCCACCCCTTaagaaaaggaagaagaaggaTGAAGATAACACGGCCACAACTATGAGGCAATATAACAAGATGGATATCactgcaaaaacaaaaacaaaaaacaagaaagaagagaaagagcaAAAACTAATATTTACGGAAATTTATTGGAATTTAGGGCGGTTAACTTTGATGTAGTAGTGACATCAGAACTTTCTGACTCACTGTCTTAGACGTAATTTCGACTGATTGGCACTGCCCCCGAGATTTGACACAGCGCTCTCTTAAACAGTGCAATCAACTGATAAAGATTTTTATGCCTAAAGTTTGAAGATATATTCGGAGATGCCATGTGACCTTTAACAACCATAATACTATGTCTGTAACTAAAGGAACGCTTAGTGCATCAACTTTGAGAAAATTTGGAACTCACAATCGCTCAGAACCAGGGGTAAACACATTGTAGAATAGAACAGGGATTAAGGTTATCGTGGACTAGAGACAAGCATGAGATATcctcaaatccaaaaaaaaaaaaatttacttcAATATCCTGATATGCCTTCTCTACTTCCATTCTCAAGAAAACACTCTTTCATTCTCATCCTTGTGCCCTTGTTGTTTGAAGAGCACCCCCACCCccacaaaaaaaatcaaggtaTTTCACAGAATCCAACTGGCTCAATAGTTTATACTCAACATACAAATTATTATTCTAACGCTGTGCTTTTACAAGTACACTAATCTACCACCTACACATGTATAGATTCTGCATGTCATCTGAGCATAAGAAGAACAAAGTAGGATAAATAATATCAAGCTCCTTAATCCTATTTTGTCTTCTTAGAAAGCATTACAAAAGGAAGCAAATGTGTACCTTCCACTGGTTAGTAGCCCAGACAATGCAGCATTATAAACATGAACATCCCTAAAATCCCTGGTATCCGGCAAATTCCTCCACAAAATCATCAGCTTACCACCCATTCTAGCCCTCCCCAATGCCGGAAATAGCACAGAACAAGCTCTAGGAGTAACCATAGAGGGTTCCTGCAACCCCATCCACTCATAAAAATACAAGCAACTCATCATCATACTTTCCTGAATCATCAACTCCAACACCTCCACACACTCTGGCTCTCCCACTCTCCCTTCATATCCGCTCAACTGCTCACCCAATGTTGAATTTTCTGGTAAACTCCTCGCAATCCCCATGATTTCCCCCACAATACCCTCGATCACAGACCTCTGATCATAACCAACTTCACTATTCTCCTCAACCTTTTCCCTTTTGAGTTCAAATTCGAATTCAGGCTCGTTTTCTTCAGTGCCGTCAGCCAAATGCCAGGCAGTTCGACGGTTTCTCTGGAGGGATAACTTGGACTCCCGAGGTGGGTCTTGAGTTGAATTGCGGGATTTGAAGAATCTGTAAATTGGATCATCTGGGTACTTCTCATTTTGCTCCTGTTCTACCTCTTCTTcggcttcttcttcttcaaggtAAGGGAGGAAAATGGGGGGTGTAGAAACAGAGGAAGAAGATGGGTTATTAGAAGAAGATGGGGATGTTGACGAGAGAGAAAAAAGTTTAAATCTTTGAGTCCCGCCAAAATTAAAGGAAGGGTTTGGAGAGAGAATAGAATTATGGTTGAAATTTAGGAATGTGAAAGAAGGAAGATTATGGCTCATTAGAGCCATTTCTTGTTCACTGGAAATCTCACACCTTTTTTGCACAATCAATTAAACTTCAGATTTTACGAATCAGTAGTTATTATCATAGtctggagctgagtttcagtTGGGCATTTTGTCGAACAGTTGGTGTGCAAGCTCAAAACACCTAGAACTTCAATATCAAAGTACACAAAAGCCTACTCAGCTAATAATCCCGTATGCATTGCAATCAATATAACCTCACCTCAATATAACCTCACCTGTTTCTGATTTCTGAAGCTCCCACGATAACTCTCTCTCTCACTCTCTTTCTCTCACGAGGTATCAGAACGCAGCAGTTTGTATCACCTCTTCAGGGGAAGCTAAGAAAGGGAATTCCAAACTGTAAGTAACGGTTAATATTTTGACCAAATTTTAGCTGGTTGACGGTTGAATGAGAAAATACAGTTGgacaattactccctccgttcctttttgtttgttacgtatggACTTTTACaaaacgtataataaagattctttttcttttttattaaaaaaaataaacccatctaaaacctcaatccacttatcattacaacaaccaataacattgttttatttatcaaaatgaaccaataatggaaaaacaCAAAGATTGCTAAGTTAATATACTTGGAAAATTACAAGATATTTAATGAGTTGAgaaaattgaaccaattaaaattaaaagatgacacaaaaaatgatagtataataaatttataaaaggaaagattctcccacgtaacaaacattgtgaaacaccctaaaagaaatacgtaacaaacagaaagaaacggagggagtagtagatTGGGTTCGGAAAACTAATTTAAACCAGCGTAAGGCGTAAATTATTTTATGCACCTAGTTAGATATTATGTTTTTATAGAACATAAATCTTATAAGTAAAAGCCCATACGGGTAGCCGACTAGCCGGGAGCGGGTGTGGATGGGAGAGAGTAGAAACCATTCAGCCGATTCAGGTAGAGGTGCGGTAAAGAGACTTCTAGTTCGAGTATGGGTAAGGTCAATTTGAGTCTAGTGAAGGCCAGTTTATTGTGAAAAACGAATACTCGGTAAATTTCAAcgataattaattttaatcgggCCTGTATGGgtcaaatcaatttttgaagtACTATATACTTTGCATATGCTTAAGAAAATGTATTATCATTAAAATGTATTCTCATTAAAAGTGTATACGTACATGATTCAAATTTGGATATGAATAACGTGTGTGTGTTCGATCAAGTGCCTATTCCCAGGGAAAAAAGGTCCAAGAACCACAAATGTTACAGAAGAAGTATAATATACTTACAAAGAAGAAACTGCAAAGCATCTTAAGAAATAATTTAGGACTTAGACAACCATAACGAAGATTCCGAAGTCTCTACAGGAGAGAAGTAAAATCTCCAATGCACTCTAACCTTTGTCACGGCTTAAACTGACACTGTGTACATAAACTACaagaaaag
This sequence is a window from Spinacia oleracea cultivar Varoflay chromosome 1, BTI_SOV_V1, whole genome shotgun sequence. Protein-coding genes within it:
- the LOC110794552 gene encoding MA3 DOMAIN-CONTAINING TRANSLATION REGULATORY FACTOR 1, whose translation is MASEGFLTEEQRERMKIASMNVENSVPVPSKLLSTSPKNLSSSPKLTSAYLADHHGKTGGGGGGGGKAPAVRHVRRSHSGKHIRVKKEGAGGKGCWGKLLDTECEAHLDRNDPNYDSGEEPYKLVEATVTDPLDDYKKAVVSIIEEYFNNGVVEVAASDLRELGSSEYHPYFIKRLVSMAMDRHDKEKEMASVLLSDLYADVISPSQISQGFILLLESADDLSVDIPDAVNVLALYVARAVVDDILPPAFVTRVQKNLPESSKGLQAVQIAEKSYLSAPHHAELVERKWGGSTHLTVEEVKKKIAELLREYVENGDALEACRCIRELGVSFFHHEVVKKALILGMETKSTEPLIMKLLKEASEEGVISTSQMIKGFYRVEESLDDLSLDIPSARSLFQSFVPRAISEGWLDASFTKLTTDGDFPKHNDEKLKRYKEEIVTIIHEYFLSDDIPELIHSLQDLGAPELNPVFLKKLITLAMDRKNREKEMASVLLSGLHIEIFSSEDIVNGFVMLLESAEDTALDILDASNELALFLARAVIDDVLAPLNLDEIASKLPPNCSGSETVHMARSLVFSRHAGERILRCWGGGSGWAVEDAKDKIMKLLEEFESGGVVGEACQCIRDLGMPFFNHEVVKKALIMAMEKKNDRMLDLLQECFSEGLITINQLTKGFARIQDGLDDLALDIPNAQVKFESYMELAKKRNWILPGFDSNGEDGSLAATS
- the LOC110780324 gene encoding pentatricopeptide repeat-containing protein At5g50280, chloroplastic; the protein is MALMSHNLPSFTFLNFNHNSILSPNPSFNFGGTQRFKLFSLSSTSPSSSNNPSSSSVSTPPIFLPYLEEEEAEEEVEQEQNEKYPDDPIYRFFKSRNSTQDPPRESKLSLQRNRRTAWHLADGTEENEPEFEFELKREKVEENSEVGYDQRSVIEGIVGEIMGIARSLPENSTLGEQLSGYEGRVGEPECVEVLELMIQESMMMSCLYFYEWMGLQEPSMVTPRACSVLFPALGRARMGGKLMILWRNLPDTRDFRDVHVYNAALSGLLTSGRYQDAWKVYEEMEMNNILPDRVTGSTMITLMRKEGRKAKDAWDFFERMNRKGVNWSLEVVGALIKSLCDEGLQNQALIIQGEMEKKGISSNTIVYNTLMDAYCRSNKLEEAEALFVEMKTKGISPSTATYNIFMDAYSKRMQPEIVEKLLQEMQTTGLEPDVKSYTNLISAYGRQKKMSDLAADAFLRMKKAGINPTSHSYTALIHAYSISGWHEKAYKAFENMQREGIKPSIETYTALLDAFRRAGDAQTLKEIWKFMIQEKIEGTRVTFNILLDGFAKQGHYVEARDVICEFGKIGFQPTVITYNMLINAYARGGQDLKLPQLLKEMIALDLKPDSVTYATMIYAFVRVRDFKRAFYYHKQMVKHGQIPDPESYRKLRAILNVKAAIKNKKDKSAILGIVNSKTGMVKDKRKGKKDEFWKNKKKNVRFNNPDHVNLSP